The Methanobacterium lacus genome includes a region encoding these proteins:
- a CDS encoding DUF2357 domain-containing protein: protein MNRQKVVVPVTLKNEIIGHLSVISFYPTNCSSNYFMEDIKEFFNVIKSDEIDNESPILYGNLGNNHQLMLLEETKYQISFEPLVEYEKIRILTTIRDNYEDVFEPLNITSENPLKANINFKSFAGKSFFDVSIDNINSDLIPFEVRSKKINYMNEYVEMVAELSNVMSGILFKPKSPLFQNFEQNNIPKNTYYEYYMFLEYLFLDENLPYAYEYIRKNIFVNLRKYLETVPTAFANNIGSSILVNIVNNPKDLIKTNKPPQIWPENMRNYVPNNIEQPYFEESVDTPENRLVKYFLVSIEEIIEKLLVEFKENSYFNDRLQLFKTMVSDYLSDQWLMDVNKLEKVPMNSQVLQKKEGYRDIFKYYLNYEFGFKPEWNEIEDIFNGNERKLSELYEIWCYFKLLKIIEEITNYNIYYEDLFQIENKNINLKQGQNSKIELYFEYKGKNIILKFFYNLTFSKNNYQYYSYSLQLRPDYVIEINFNDKTHFILFDAKYKSKGIPNEDLFNKKDHIYKFEDVYKMHTYKDAIKNSLGAYVLYPGGEAVIFPENQNNLIPSVGAFNLKPGNNLKENKIEDFIRDILDWLIKES from the coding sequence ATGAATCGTCAGAAGGTTGTTGTCCCAGTAACGTTGAAAAATGAAATAATAGGGCACTTGTCTGTTATCTCGTTTTATCCAACTAACTGTTCTTCAAATTATTTTATGGAAGATATTAAAGAATTTTTTAATGTAATAAAATCCGATGAAATTGATAATGAATCACCTATTTTATATGGTAATTTGGGAAATAACCATCAGTTAATGCTTCTTGAAGAAACAAAATATCAAATATCGTTTGAACCGTTAGTTGAGTATGAAAAAATTCGTATCCTTACAACTATTAGAGATAATTATGAAGATGTTTTCGAACCTTTAAATATCACATCAGAAAATCCTCTTAAAGCTAATATTAATTTTAAAAGTTTCGCAGGTAAATCATTTTTCGATGTTTCAATTGACAATATTAACTCTGATTTAATCCCATTTGAAGTTAGATCTAAAAAAATTAATTATATGAATGAATACGTCGAAATGGTTGCTGAATTGTCTAATGTAATGTCAGGAATATTATTTAAACCTAAATCTCCACTATTTCAGAATTTCGAGCAGAACAACATCCCCAAAAATACTTATTATGAATATTACATGTTTTTGGAATATTTGTTTTTAGATGAAAATTTGCCCTATGCATATGAATACATTAGAAAAAATATTTTTGTAAATTTAAGAAAATATTTGGAAACTGTACCAACTGCCTTTGCTAATAATATTGGAAGTTCCATATTAGTTAATATTGTGAATAATCCTAAAGATCTAATTAAAACTAATAAACCTCCACAGATTTGGCCTGAAAATATGAGAAATTACGTTCCAAATAACATTGAGCAACCTTACTTTGAAGAATCTGTAGATACTCCTGAAAATAGGTTGGTAAAATATTTTTTAGTATCTATTGAAGAAATTATTGAGAAATTATTGGTTGAATTTAAAGAAAACAGCTATTTTAATGATAGATTACAATTATTTAAGACCATGGTTTCGGATTATCTTTCAGATCAGTGGTTAATGGATGTTAACAAGCTTGAAAAAGTGCCAATGAATTCCCAGGTACTACAAAAGAAAGAAGGTTACCGAGATATTTTTAAATATTATTTAAATTATGAATTTGGTTTTAAGCCAGAATGGAATGAAATAGAAGATATTTTCAATGGTAATGAACGAAAATTAAGTGAGCTATATGAAATTTGGTGTTATTTCAAACTTCTAAAGATTATTGAAGAAATTACTAACTATAACATATATTATGAGGATCTATTTCAGATTGAAAATAAGAATATAAATTTGAAACAAGGCCAAAATTCCAAAATAGAATTATATTTTGAGTACAAAGGCAAAAACATTATTTTAAAATTCTTTTACAATTTAACTTTTAGCAAAAATAATTATCAATATTATTCATATTCCCTTCAGTTGAGGCCAGATTATGTAATTGAAATTAATTTTAATGACAAAACTCACTTTATTCTTTTTGATGCTAAATATAAGTCGAAAGGAATTCCAAATGAGGACTTATTCAATAAAAAAGATCATATATACAAATTTGAAGATGTATATAAGATGCATACCTATAAAGATGCTATAAAAAACTCTTTAGGAGCTTATGTACTTTATCCCGGAGGTGAAGCAGTTATATTTCCTGAAAATCAAAACAATCTGATACCCTCTGTTGGAGCATTTAATTTAAAACCAGGAAATAATCTAAAAGAAAATAAAATTGAAGATTTTATCAGAGATATTTTGGATTGGTTAATTAAAGAATCATAG